The region GGATGTGATGAGATAAGGCTGATGTGGAGGTGAGCGGTTCGCGAAGCCCTCGGACATGTGGTGCGCGAGAGAAGCGGGGGATGCGTGAGTTTTACTGACCGGCAGATTTTTATCGTTTACTACCATGCTTAAGAAGTTGAAGCACCGGCCTGCACAGTAGTATCCAACACAGACAGAGAAATACTGTAGATATACAAGATGAGCACGGCCATGGCATCACTGGTGCTTGCAGTGCTCGTGTTGCCGTCGGCAACAACTGCCGCGGTGGCCACGGCCAGAAGAAACTGCTCCGACACCTGTGGTATGGTTGGTGAGATACCTTATCCGTTTGGATTAGGTCCGTCATGCTCCTTACCTGGTTTCAGCCTCACTTGTGCGGACAACACCAGTTACCCCATGCTGGGCAACCTACCCATCGAGAGCTTTGACATCTTTGGTTCCAACAACCTGTACGCCAATATCTTGTACTCCTACAACTACCTGTACGCCAGGATCTCCTACACCGTGAAGATGATTCCCGGTGTCCGCAACTACTCTGTTCACTGGGAAGCTCCGGCCCGGCACTTTGCCATGTCTGGCTCGTCAAACATGTTGTTCGTTGTTGGCTGCGGCGTCAAGGCCTCGCTGTTCATCGGCAACTCGACCTTTGAGGTTGGGAACTGCTACGTCCTCTGTGCGGAAGCTCGAATCATGGAGAAGCTGCCCAAGGGGGTGTGCGATGGCATCGGATGCTGTTTCATCGACATACAGGTGAACCTAAGGGCGTTCACCCTCAACATCTCACGCACCAGCGGTTCTGCACGCTCCAAGGAGGTGTACGCGTTCATCAGCGGAGGTGGTAAGGACCAAATATTCTGGCCAATTGACGCCCTGAGATCTTTGTTGCCGGAATATCTCGAGGGGTACGAATATGCTACCCTGGAATGGGCTATTCCCTACCAGCCTAATTGTAAGCGCGCCATGGAGGACAGGGCCAGCTATGCATGCGTTGCTAATCACAGCGAGTGTGAGGACTCGTCAATCGGTGGATACTTTTGCGCTTGCAAGTGGGGTGACGACGGCAATCCCTACGTCCATGGCGGGTGCCCGGAATACCAACCACCTccaccgcctcccgctcctccggcAGGTCAGCTCTAAATTAAACTAGCTAAGGGCGTTCACCCTCAAAATTTGAAACGTGCAGAtactttttatttttttaataaattGATCACTCGATCCAGTGAGCCAAAATAAACCAATTGTATTTCGAAAGTCATTGATATCTATTGTTCATCTGCTCAAACGTTTGGCATGATCTTCCCTCCTTTGAACAGTCGTTTATGACTCCATCCAGCCGAAGAATGATTGTGACATGTCGTGTGGGAACATGAGCATCCCGTTCCCCTTTGGAATAAAGCTAGGCTGCTTTGCAACTGAACAATTCTATCTCAAATGTCTTCGGACCTTGTCGGGGACCGGTCTTCCGGTGCTTGAACTGAATGGTAGTTTGGTCGTCACTGAGATATCCATTGACGAAGGTATTTTACTCGTTGACGAGAAATCAGAGCCAAGTGATCTCTTTTCTAATCCGGACACGCTCTACGCCTTATCTGGGAAACGGGGCATGGTGAAGTGGGCCATTGTTAAAATGCCATGCGAGCATGGAAAGCTAAATGAGACCACCTACAGATGCTTCAGCTCCCATAGCGACTGCGTCGATGTCACCAATGATGGAACACTCCAACTTCTAGGTTACCGCTGCAAGTGCTCTTCTGGTTTTGAAGGGAATCCTTATATTAAAGATGGATGCGCAGGTATAGTCTCTCTTGAGCTATTTTAACTTACTCTTGATATTCGTTTACATTTTTGGGGGGATATACAAATTCTAGAGTTCTGTCACGTCAGAGCCTAAGCTGGTTAGCATAGCGGCTCTGGATCACCAC is a window of Triticum dicoccoides isolate Atlit2015 ecotype Zavitan chromosome 2B, WEW_v2.0, whole genome shotgun sequence DNA encoding:
- the LOC119366487 gene encoding wall-associated receptor kinase-like 8 isoform X1; this encodes MSTAMASLVLAVLVLPSATTAAVATARRNCSDTCGMVGEIPYPFGLGPSCSLPGFSLTCADNTSYPMLGNLPIESFDIFGSNNLYANILYSYNYLYARISYTVKMIPGVRNYSVHWEAPARHFAMSGSSNMLFVVGCGVKASLFIGNSTFEVGNCYVLCAEARIMEKLPKGVCDGIGCCFIDIQVNLRAFTLNISRTSGSARSKEVYAFISGGGKDQIFWPIDALRSLLPEYLEGYEYATLEWAIPYQPNCKRAMEDRASYACVANHSECEDSSIGGYFCACKWGDDGNPYVHGGCPEYQPPPPPPAPPAVVYDSIQPKNDCDMSCGNMSIPFPFGIKLGCFATEQFYLKCLRTLSGTGLPVLELNGSLVVTEISIDEGILLVDEKSEPSDLFSNPDTLYALSGKRGMVKWAIVKMPCEHGKLNETTYRCFSSHSDCVDVTNDGTLQLLGYRCKCSSGFEGNPYIKDGCADINECLQPDKYTCNGICHNKFGSYTCTSTSTDSHSNTAGHHLVLGITIGLSSGGGILFLAVFVAILIRRWNRAIQKRLRKMYFRKNKGILLEQLISSDKSANDGTKIFSLEDLEKATNNFDQARVVGRGGHGTVYKGILIDQRVVAIKKSTLSVISEIEEFINEVSILSQINHRNVVKLHGCCLESEVPLLVYEFISNGTLYDLLHRPSEQNNSNLLMPLSWEERLRIATEIAGALMYLHSSASVSVLHRDVKSMNVLLNDSYTAKVSDFGASRLIPIDQTHLVTAVQGTFGYLDPEYYYTGQLNDKSDVYSFGVILVELLTRRKPIIQNEHGEKQNLSNYFLCAMRERLLEETVDAQILGGGRDEGVLCMARLAEECLRLTREERPTMKDVEMRLQLLTGCRVAPRVRQEEEVGPVGDDGHGGVDLVVGQHGSRQFSQEHEFVSSLRVPR